Proteins from one Corynebacterium testudinoris genomic window:
- a CDS encoding DNA polymerase III subunit gamma and tau yields the protein MALYRKYRPASFADVVGQEQVTRPLSVALDSGRINHAYLFSGPRGCGKTSSARILARSLNCIEGPTSTPCGVCPSCISLAPGGSGNLDVTELDAASYRGVDDMRELRDKAYFAPAESRYRVFIIDEAHMITREGSNALLKIVEEPPEHLIFIFATTEPEKVIGTIRSRTHHYPFRLLTPQAMRGLLERTVASEGVHVEDSVYPLVIRAGGGSPRDSLSILDQLIAGTGPQGLTYELALPLLGVTDLSLIDAAVDALAAGNSAALFTTVDDVVEAGHDPRRFVEDLLDRFRDLMVLQAVPEALDLGLVDAPTDRAEILRAEAAQFTGAQLAHLSTTVNERIADMRGATSPRLLLEILCAHLLLPAQPMMAAAGAAGTAQPSAPAPTPTPEPGPAKKAPARTYERPSVRRAREEAQEKADVQAPEPAAPTDPVEAIRSRWSQIRSTIAERNSVVGIMLAEAKVLGLKDGTLILGHNTGALANRLNEESKSQIIAAVVSDEARTPLKVHCVVGTDAPAQGLTAPQKQPEKQPEKPPAPEPTPEPAEEPESPAPRRWGAPKPIGGSREESVPLPPEPEDDGAPPEPAPAAEPVGEASIREEEQMMAEEALRPGTLDRRDATTIAVELLEQELGARKL from the coding sequence GTGGCTTTATACCGGAAGTACCGTCCCGCCTCCTTCGCCGACGTCGTCGGGCAGGAGCAGGTAACTCGACCGTTGTCGGTGGCCCTCGACTCGGGCCGAATCAATCACGCGTACCTCTTTTCCGGCCCGCGCGGCTGCGGAAAGACCTCTTCCGCCCGCATCCTTGCGCGCTCGCTCAACTGCATCGAAGGCCCCACGTCCACCCCGTGCGGCGTGTGCCCCTCGTGTATTTCTTTGGCGCCGGGCGGCTCGGGCAACTTGGATGTCACTGAGCTGGATGCGGCGTCGTACCGCGGTGTGGATGACATGCGCGAGCTGCGCGACAAGGCGTATTTCGCGCCGGCGGAATCGCGCTACCGCGTATTCATCATCGATGAGGCGCACATGATCACCCGCGAGGGCTCGAATGCGCTGCTCAAGATCGTGGAGGAGCCGCCGGAGCACCTCATTTTCATCTTTGCCACGACGGAGCCGGAGAAGGTCATCGGCACCATCCGTTCGCGCACGCACCACTATCCCTTCCGCCTGCTCACCCCGCAGGCGATGCGCGGGCTGCTGGAGCGGACCGTCGCGTCCGAAGGCGTTCACGTCGAGGACTCCGTGTATCCGCTGGTCATCCGCGCGGGTGGCGGCTCGCCCCGCGATTCGCTGTCCATCCTGGACCAGCTCATCGCTGGCACCGGCCCGCAGGGCTTGACGTATGAGCTTGCGTTGCCGTTGCTGGGGGTCACCGATTTATCGCTTATCGACGCCGCCGTTGACGCCCTCGCCGCAGGCAACAGCGCCGCGCTGTTCACCACGGTCGACGATGTCGTCGAGGCGGGCCATGATCCCCGCCGCTTCGTCGAGGATCTGCTCGATCGCTTCCGCGATCTCATGGTCCTCCAAGCCGTCCCGGAGGCCCTCGACCTGGGTCTGGTCGATGCCCCGACCGACCGGGCCGAGATCCTCCGCGCCGAGGCCGCCCAGTTCACCGGCGCCCAACTGGCGCACCTGTCTACTACGGTCAATGAGCGCATCGCCGACATGCGTGGCGCCACGTCTCCACGCCTTCTCCTGGAGATTTTGTGCGCCCATCTCCTGCTACCCGCGCAGCCGATGATGGCCGCGGCGGGTGCAGCCGGGACGGCACAACCGTCCGCTCCCGCACCGACCCCCACGCCGGAGCCAGGTCCCGCGAAGAAGGCCCCGGCGCGGACCTATGAGCGTCCCTCGGTGCGGCGGGCACGGGAGGAAGCTCAAGAAAAGGCAGATGTCCAGGCACCCGAGCCCGCTGCCCCCACTGACCCGGTGGAAGCGATCCGTTCGCGTTGGTCGCAGATCCGGTCGACCATCGCAGAGCGCAACTCCGTCGTGGGCATCATGCTCGCCGAGGCCAAGGTACTGGGCCTGAAGGATGGCACCCTCATTCTGGGGCACAACACGGGGGCGTTGGCGAACCGGCTCAACGAGGAGTCGAAGAGCCAGATCATCGCGGCCGTGGTGTCCGACGAGGCTCGCACGCCGCTGAAGGTGCACTGTGTCGTGGGGACGGATGCCCCCGCCCAGGGGTTGACGGCACCGCAGAAGCAACCTGAGAAACAACCGGAGAAGCCCCCAGCGCCGGAGCCCACCCCAGAGCCCGCAGAGGAGCCAGAGAGTCCGGCTCCTCGGAGGTGGGGCGCCCCGAAACCGATCGGCGGTAGCCGGGAGGAGTCAGTTCCGCTGCCCCCGGAGCCGGAGGATGACGGCGCCCCGCCGGAACCGGCACCGGCCGCAGAGCCGGTGGGGGAGGCGTCGATACGCGAAGAAGAACAGATGATGGCGGAGGAAGCGCTGCGGCCGGGAACACTTGACCGCAGGGACGCGACGACGATCGCGGTGGAGCTGCTTGAGCAGGAGCTCGGCGCGCGGAAGTTGTGA
- a CDS encoding YbaB/EbfC family nucleoid-associated protein — MTQPDMAQILAQAQEMQAQLQQAQAEILATNVTGTAGNGLVTVTISGGGEVQEVIIDPQVVDPEDVDTLQDLVTGAFRDAHEKAGQLAVEKMGPLSQGGDPFGGMLG; from the coding sequence ATGACTCAGCCCGATATGGCCCAGATCCTCGCTCAGGCTCAGGAGATGCAGGCGCAGCTTCAGCAGGCGCAGGCGGAAATCCTCGCCACCAATGTCACCGGCACCGCAGGCAATGGCCTGGTCACGGTGACCATTAGCGGCGGCGGCGAGGTCCAGGAAGTGATCATCGATCCGCAGGTGGTGGACCCGGAGGATGTGGATACCCTGCAGGACCTGGTGACCGGCGCTTTCCGTGATGCCCATGAGAAGGCCGGCCAGCTGGCCGTGGAGAAGATGGGTCCGCTGTCCCAGGGCGGGGACCCCTTCGGCGGAATGCTCGGCTAG
- the recR gene encoding recombination mediator RecR — MFEGPLQDLIDELSRLPGVGPKSAQRIAFHLLSVDPDDVDRLTAALESLRDGVQFCRICCNISRDAVCRICADSGRDRGMICVVEEPKDIQVIERTGEFNGRYHVLGGALDPLANIGPKDLHISVLLQRIGGVLPDRELADSTPQAPLFDDVPDIHEVILATDPNTEGEATASYLARLLRDFPDLTVSRLASGMPLGGDLEFVDELTLSRALSGRLTL, encoded by the coding sequence GTGTTTGAAGGACCCCTGCAGGACCTCATTGATGAGTTGTCCCGCTTGCCTGGCGTCGGCCCCAAAAGTGCCCAGCGCATCGCCTTTCACCTGCTCTCCGTCGATCCCGATGACGTGGATCGGCTGACGGCGGCGCTGGAATCCTTGCGCGATGGCGTGCAATTTTGCCGGATCTGCTGCAATATTTCGCGCGACGCGGTTTGCCGGATCTGCGCCGATTCGGGCCGTGATCGCGGCATGATCTGTGTGGTCGAGGAACCGAAGGACATCCAGGTCATCGAGCGCACCGGCGAGTTCAATGGCCGCTATCACGTGTTGGGTGGCGCGCTGGATCCGCTGGCCAACATCGGCCCGAAGGACTTGCACATTTCGGTGTTGTTGCAGCGGATCGGCGGGGTGTTGCCGGATCGGGAGCTGGCGGATTCGACGCCGCAGGCGCCGCTTTTCGACGACGTGCCCGACATCCACGAGGTCATCCTCGCCACCGATCCCAACACCGAAGGGGAGGCTACCGCCTCCTATCTCGCACGCCTGTTGCGTGACTTCCCCGATCTCACGGTGTCCCGCCTGGCGTCGGGCATGCCCCTGGGCGGCGACTTGGAGTTCGTGGATGAACTCACTTTGTCGCGCGCCCTGAGCGGTCGCCTCACCCTCTGA